The following is a genomic window from Patescibacteria group bacterium.
GAAAATAAAGCAGCCTTTCTGTTTGCCAAATCAGAAACAAGACAATAAATCAAACTTAAAAACAAAATCATTAATAAGCAATTCGCCCAAAGCATTGCATTTATTCCGCCAAAAAGAAAATAAACAGCTAAATAAACAATATAGCCAGGCAAAAATTGAGATGTAAAAACATTTCCTTCTAAATTTCTAAAACCTGAATAAGCATGAGTCAACTGATCATTAAAAGATAATGAACTAGTTTTAGTCAGCATAATCGCTGCTGACATATAACTCGCATCATCTCTGCCAGAAGGAATTCCATGATGAAAAAAAGAAACAATTAAAGAAAAAACAATGATTGCTCCAAAAACAATCAGATCTTTTCTCTCAAGCTTAATTTTTTGTTTTCTCAGAAAAATCCAAGCTAGAAAACCTATACCAAATAAAATTAAAGATATAATTACGCTAATTTTATTAAACCAGCCAAAAACAGCCAAACCTAGCAAAAAAGTTAGACAAAAAGCAAAAAATAAAGTAAAATATTTTAAACAGTTAAACATATTAAAATTTATTCAGCGCAATATCAGCGTTAGCAATCAGCGTCAAATCAGCTTCTACAAAAGATTATAACATAAAAATGAAAAATCAGGAAGTTAACAACTGGCCAAAAGTAACAATCGTTTTTCCTAATTGGAATGGCAAAAATGATACTTTAGAATGCTTGAAATCATTAGCTAAGCTTAATTATCAAAAAAATAATTTAGAAATAATTATTGCCGACAATGGTTCAAACGATGGCTCTCAAAAAGCAATCAAGCAGGAATTATCAAAAATGACTGGTTACGCAAACTTGAAATTAATAGAAATTGGCCAAAATATTGGCGCTCCAGCTGCTCTGAATCTAGCAATCAAATCTGCAAAACAAAATTATGATTTTATCTGGAAATTAGATAATGATGTTGTAGTTGATCAAAATTCATTATTATGTTTAGTCAAAGAAGCAATAAAAGAAAAAAATATTGGCATGGTTGCGGGCACAAATTACTATTATGATCAACAAACAACTATTTGGGCAATTGGTGGAAAAGTTAATTTAACATTTGGATTAAGCCGTAATATTGGTAAAAACAAACAAGACCAAGATCAATTTAAAAAAGATTCTACTTTTGATTATTTGCCAGGATGTGCCTTATTAGTAAAAAAAGAAGTAATTCAAAAAATTGGCTTGCTAGATGAAAAATATTTTGTATATTATGATGAAACAGATTGGAATATCAGAGCAAAACAAGCTGGCTTTGATTTAGTCTACATTCCAGAAGCAAAAATCTGGCACAAAGCATCAAGATCAACACAAGAAGGAAGCATTTTTAAAAACTATTACTTAACCAGAAATAAGCTATTATTTATCAAAA
Proteins encoded in this region:
- a CDS encoding glycosyltransferase family 2 protein gives rise to the protein MKNQEVNNWPKVTIVFPNWNGKNDTLECLKSLAKLNYQKNNLEIIIADNGSNDGSQKAIKQELSKMTGYANLKLIEIGQNIGAPAALNLAIKSAKQNYDFIWKLDNDVVVDQNSLLCLVKEAIKEKNIGMVAGTNYYYDQQTTIWAIGGKVNLTFGLSRNIGKNKQDQDQFKKDSTFDYLPGCALLVKKEVIQKIGLLDEKYFVYYDETDWNIRAKQAGFDLVYIPEAKIWHKASRSTQEGSIFKNYYLTRNKLLFIKKFNNKKLNIVLPIAAICLVDLPFRWIFRSKIKDLPNILKGATWGIIDALSKYPKIRKF